AAGGCGATCGACAGCAGGGTCATCGACATCAGGTAGATGCCGAGGTAGATGCATCCGCACAGCAACAGCAGCAATGCCACCGCGAGCTTGAACAGCAGCGTGCAGAGAACGGTGATCGGCTCGAGCATCGAACCGATGCCGATCTCGGAATGCTCCCACAGCATGAAGGCCGCATCGAGGATGCGCTGCACGCCCTGTATCGCCGCCGGCCCTTCGTGGACGTTGCCGGACACCGCGCGCGACACCACCGCCGCCCCGCCGACGATCGCGTCGGTGACTGTGCCCCAGTGGTCGAGAAGCGCGAACAGAATACCGACCGTGAACGAAAGCGTCAGCAGGTCTCCGGCCAGCATGCCGAGCGGCGGGCGCTCGAGCGCCGCCCTCAGGCCCATCCACACCAGCGACAAGCCGGCGAGCAGCGCCAGCAGGTCGAGACCCCATGGCAGCAGGCGGCGATGGATCGTCGCCGCCGCCTCGACCATGCCTTCGACCGGTGCGCGAAGGGCACGATCGAAATCATCGCGGTTTCCCGCGACCACGGGTCCTTCGTGCCGGCGGTCGGCCGGATCTTCCAGAGACGGGCCAGGCACGGCAACGGCATGCGCGGGCGGTGCGGCTGCCAGCAGCGATGCCGACAGGATCATGCATGCCCAGGCCATCAGCAGCCGTCGTGCGATCATGCCTGGCTACCGCGGCAGGCGGCGCGATTCGATGGCCGCTGCAGCCTGCGCGCGCATGCGCGCCGCGACCACGTGCGACTCGGCAGCACGCCGGTCTGCAGCCTCACGCTCGAGTTCACGGATCCGCCTGACGCGCGCCGCGATGGATTCATCTCGTGCCGCGTCATACGCACGGCGCGCATCGGACTCGACCAGCCGGGCCTGGGCCGCGGCATTCTGCGCGACCAGCAGGCTCATCTGCTGGTTCAGCATCTGCATCGACTGGTGAGCGCCCTCGGTTTCGACGATGCGCGCCTGCAGCGCGCGTACTTCGGCGAAATCGGCTTCGACCCTTGCCATGGACCGGCGCGCATCGGCGAACGCTTCGCGTTGTCGGTCGATACGGTCGCGGGCAAGAGCCTGCTCGCGTTCGACGTACTCCGGCCAGGTCAGCCGCGACAAGGCATGGGCCTGCCGCGTGACGACCGCCTCCGCCCGCAACGCATCGAGTGACCCACCGAGGCGATCGAGCCGGCCCAGGTACTCGGTGATGCGCTGCCACTGCTCGCCGGACATCGTGCGCGTCGACTGCAGGTCCTGCGGTCGAAGGCGCGCCAGCTGTCGCAGCGCCGTGTCGTGCTGGCGTTCCTGCAGCAGCAGCGACTCCCATTGCTGCTGGATCTGCCGGGCGCGCTGGGCCTCGGCAACCAGCGCGGCCTGGACGCTTCGCACATGCTGCACGTAGGACACCGGGTCATGCACGATCGTGCCCGCCCCTGGCATGCCGCCGCTGGCGCCGGCGGCACGGACGCCCGCCACCAGGAGGCAGGCGGCGAGACTAACCACGCCGGCCCTTGCTGCACCGTGGATCACTGCAGCCTCTCCGTATCCGCCGTGCCGTCATGTCCGGCGAGTTCGTCGAGGTAATCCTGCTGCCAGCCCGGCGCCGCTCCGGCGCGGTGACGTTCG
The window above is part of the Rhodocyclaceae bacterium genome. Proteins encoded here:
- a CDS encoding type IV secretion system protein, with amino-acid sequence MIARRLLMAWACMILSASLLAAAPPAHAVAVPGPSLEDPADRRHEGPVVAGNRDDFDRALRAPVEGMVEAAATIHRRLLPWGLDLLALLAGLSLVWMGLRAALERPPLGMLAGDLLTLSFTVGILFALLDHWGTVTDAIVGGAAVVSRAVSGNVHEGPAAIQGVQRILDAAFMLWEHSEIGIGSMLEPITVLCTLLFKLAVALLLLLCGCIYLGIYLMSMTLLSIAFALGPVFLPWLLVRPASFLFDGWLRFTLVAALYQVVGILVVTLVSRMHEPMMEGMGGAIDTASGTFNFYYFAAAFLLSGVSAMLMLQVPSIANALVSGSIGTRLSPRGVIEAASIGSLRRDSRGNGDTNGNGRGSARSGQGADREASARDAASANVARQEAAADRGASRSRAVT